The Salvelinus sp. IW2-2015 unplaced genomic scaffold, ASM291031v2 Un_scaffold1523, whole genome shotgun sequence genomic interval AGGTGCTGTACAGTTAATTTCATTCACGACAGGGGTCCAACAACAGGAGCAACATAGCAGGAAGTGATTTcaatataaaaatctatttattaTGAAATTATATGCAGTAACAATACAGTACAGCTGCcccattcatttaaaaaaaagttattttacacATGATAACATTCCAAGGATTTCATGAACTTTGTCATGTtacttatattttattattagcCTTTGTTTAACTGCGAAATCCATTGAGATCAGGGTCTCATTTGTAATGGTGCCCCGAGAACAACAAGCATGATCACTACAAAATTACAGTTACAACATTTCAAATAAATTAGTTTGCAAATATATACAATCAAACAATACAATTGCAGTTTTCATTAGTCACATTTATCAGAGACCAAAATGTAGATCACTGCGTCTATGCACTTGTCAAAGCTGTACTCTAAACTTCAACGATCATGCTAAAATTATAATTTCACAGAGAGAAGGGTGTTCTATGGTTCTGCTTTCCAGTGTTTTATGGTTGAATTCTGATTCCCCACCATTCTCCCAAAGTGTGTACTTGCACCCTTTCTTGCATGTATTAAACAATGGCAGAAACTCTCTCCAGCCAACGCTTAAACCAATTCtgtgcttttaaatccatgacggggAGTTTACAAGTGCCTGTTTGTCTGCCCTCGGCCCTAAAGGTCTTCCTCAGCCTGGAAGGCAGGGTTGTCTTTCGTCTCCTTGTCTCCATTCTCTAATATAGACTTTAGTCTTATGGGTGGCCCATGTAGAGGGTCCTTGTCGTTCTCTCCACTGACTGGCTTAGCCCTGATAACATACCTGTAGCAGAGGAATAGGAGACCGCCGAAGATAAGGAAGATCGAAGCACCGACCCCCATCCAGATAGCTCCGCCCACTTCCTGTCTGAGGGGGGCAGGAGGGAGGTGGAACTCTGGGGGGAATGCTACGGTCTGATTAGTCAGGACAGATTTCACGTTCCAGACTAGAGGGACCAGAAAGCTGACCCCTGTCAGGACGTACAGCCCACCGGCCCCTGAGAACGTCAGTCTGATAAAGTCATGAGTCTTCTGACCAAAATAGATGTTCCTCACTGAGTACGCACCAAGGATGTTTCCCAAGAGTCCAGTGATCACTGCTACCATGATGACCACCTGTGCCACAGAGATCTCCACGGGAACAAACGGGTCGGCAATGCCGATTGGCTGGCAGAACTCTGAGTCGGGTAGAGTGTGGCTGTAGAAACACGCCCGCCACACGCCCACCCAGGCCACGCCAGAAGTTACCACGGAGACGTCCTCTACGTACCACAGCCTCCACTCGTTGTGGCCCGCGGTGGCCATGGTCAGGATCCAGCCTACACAACCAATCACTAGGCCCAGGAACTGCCAGTGAACCGTGTGGGCCAGGTACACCATGACCCTGTCAGAGGGTTGGTTACGTCAATGATCTGGGTTTAAGATGGACTCCTGACTCAGTTCTCCTGCCCACAGCCGGTCAACTCAAATACCACTGCAGATTTCTGCAGCTCTTCTGGTCCCATGAAACCTGATGAGAGAAACATATTAGATCCACATGTAGTGTACAGCATTTTCCACAGTATATTGCCAAAGGggccgattcagacttaggaaatatGTCCTACAAACTTCttagtagttggtattcagacttaccttatgcaggcGCGTAACACGCTCTGCAGGTGGTGCTCCCTTGCACACaatgaatacatttcattcaacCTCTGAAAACTCTATTTGCTGGCCAACATATTTTCTTGTGAAGTTCTCATTCAATAGGTTtccagtacatttatcttaagccatccctttaaatacgctgtacctttaattataattttgtctacagactcactagaatatattGACAGAACTGGTTTTGAAAATTAGGAATCAAAGAAAGGGAATCTAttgtaaatatatgcatatttgtcTTAGTTTCCacaccaactggtagatttaaaatagattgtagattatttagggttaggaaagtatttataaACCCTAAACAGATTGatagatttacatatttataGATGTATATTTatatgtcacgatcgttgttgtaagaatcgaaccaaaatgcagcgtggtttgggttcatcatctttatttaacgTGAACcagcaaaaaacaataaagaagaaagaaacgaacgtgaagctatgcggTGCTCAAGGCAACtaacacaaacaagatcccacaaaaacccggtgggaaaaggctgcctaaatatgatccccaataaacagctgcctctgattgggaccataccaggccaacatagaaaacaaaaacacctagataggaacacccccccctagtcacacccagacctaaccaacatagagaatagaacggctctctatggtcagggcgtgacattataagcctttatgcacaaaatatattgatgaataaaaaatacagtggtgtgattcatcctgaaagttatGCAAGTTCAATCTATTAAATATTTGAAGGtgaaaaaagtgtacaataggggttgaacaatagtcctataaatctacccttaTCCTCACTAATCACGGAACTGTATGACACCGGTCCAGTCGTCATGAACTGTGTGCCAGGATCCAAACAGCTAagtgtggtctgagttccataatgattcaaataggctacatgtcccaaatgatTACACAACTTTAGCCTAATACGATTCACTATTGCTAGCGACCCCCAGGAACAACTTACACTGACGTGACcgaggaaagaaaggtaaacggAATGGattggaatgatgcaaaatgtaagcaACAAATTGAAGGAAACTAACATGAGAGTGACAGTTATACATGTATGTTATACATGTAttcctctttaaggaatacctaggataggataaagtaatccttctaacccccccccccccccttagaggttagatgcactattgtaaagtggttgttccactggacatcataaggtgaatgcaccaacttgtaagtcgctctggataagagcgtctgctaaatgacttaaatgtaaatgtaaaatgtaatggtaTTACTGATGGTGGCTacaatagtggctaatatttaacattatacaaatattttttttaaactacagaaagcatataattaaaacattctagagAGCATACATCAACTCGGTGGGTTCAGCGCTAGAGAAGCCTATAGCTAGGGTCATCAGATTTAATCCCCGCAAATTATGAGGACATACAATTACAATTCTGACAAACAgcacagctatttatagcctaCTGTACTTCACTGTGGAAACAATATATGTCATATAGATATGATTATCAGTTTCCttccacatcaaatcaaatgtatttataaggcccttcttacatcagctgatatctcaaagtgctgtactgaaacccagcctaaaaccccaaacagcaagcaatgcaggtgtagaagcacggtggctaggaaaaactccctagaaaggccaaaacctaggaagaaaccacatgACTGGTTTGACATTCGTCTTCAGTAATCAMAAGGAAAAAttatctaaaacaattgctatatttgtatttacaattcCCTTTTCCAAACGGatgactcatttacctagctcttatcaatgtaTACATTAgtgtatgaagaatggtactATTTCTATCAGGAAGATATATAGATTTGTAAGAGTaaatactgccacctagtggAGAGAAATAGCTAATGGATTAAGACAGGAAATGTAGTTCCAAATTCAAGTGTTGTGGTTATCGGTCTGGCTAGCTGCTAGCTGTTAGCTGTTAGCTTCTGCACTCGACATGGAATATAATTTTTGTGATTGAAATTGTATTTAATAGATTGACCGTTATGACTTTATTCTCGGCACGAAGATATTTCAATATGTCCAGTTGATAACACGCTACCCTCAAATTTGGTTCCCAAGTATCTAAACCATTTTTGGTATAGTGTCCCATTATATTTTTATGGAgcaagtgtgatcataatcattattttagtgatctgcagtagatgtcctaaatgcccctgagcctgccgatgtgagctaaacagtgcACTTGAGATGTGTTTTSAggctatggatgagaaagtgaacttcTCATTTCCAAAAATGTAGCTCAGCTGGAATACTGCTTTGCGATCTATTAAGACTAAGGGTTGCATTAAATAGGAGCAATATTTTTTCACTGACATCTGGCAATGTTCATATCTTTGGCACAAAACTTACAGTATAAGCAAAAGCcttcactgtgaaagttgatacatGTAGGCCCTCATATGTAGGCTAAGCCCAGCAATTTTTTAAAGCATTCATTTATGAAGTCAGTTATTGTTTTTTTGCTCAAATTTGAGCAGCACCTGTCAAATTCTTaaatttctctcaaaacacagggatgtcaaTTCGCTCTGGACTAGTATTATCAGCGGaaaaacagtaggttattctgGCTGGAATTATTACTCTACTGCTATGCAAAAATGAATGACATGGTAGATTCAGATGGGACTTCAATGTATGTTTGTGCACATAATTACACAGCCCTATCTCCCCCAGTAAAACAAATCCCATGCAGATAGGGCTTTCGTGTGTTACATGAATAATCAGCAGTAGTCTCTTGATGACTTGTGCTCACAATGTTcttaaagaaataaaacattttttacctttatttaactaggcaagtcagttaagaacaaattcttatttacaatgacggccaaccccgGCTAAACAATAGTCACAGTGGCAACAACAGCCCCTATACACTTCccgatgaactcagtcaccatgtccgtgtatacagtcgtggccaaaagttgagaattccacaaatatacattttttacaaagtctgctgcctcagtttgtatgatggcaatttgcatatacttcaGAATGTTGTGAAgcgtgatcagatgaattgcaaagtccctctttgccatgcaaatgaactgaatcccccaaaaatcatttccactgcatttcagccctgccacaaaaggaccagctgacatgtcagtgattctctcgttaacacaggtgtgagtgttgccaaggacaaggctggagatcactctgtcatgctgattgagttcgaataacagactggaagcttcaaaaggagggtggtgcttggaatcattgttcttcctctgtcaaccatggttgccTGCGAGGAAAAACYTGACGTCATCAtttctttgcacaaaaagggcttcacaggcaaggatattgctgccagtaagattgcacctaaatcaaccatttatcggatcatcaagaatttcaaggagagcggttcaattgtttgaaggcttcagggtgcccaagaaagtccagcaagcgccaggaccgtctcctaaagttgattcagctgcgggatcggggcaccaccaatacagagcttgctcaggaatggcagcaggcaggtgtgagtgcatctgcacgcacagtgaggcgaagacttttggatggcctggtgtcaagaagggcagcaaagaagccacttctctccaggaaagacATGcgcgatagatgggaggggttgaatggagctgaagggtgggactaataacaacaagataaccaatgtaaaacatacggggtctgtaaaatgtatataagttcagaaattttgtgaaatagcacagttacaaatagaaatcaaactggatggacatcagaaatagaggaaggactaaaaacaaactaaatataactattgtaaaatagttgGAAGCAACAATCTCTCCGCAATATTAAACTaatccaccccttaaaaaaaaggtttgcagacgacacaacagtattaggcttgattaccaacaacgacgagacagcctatagggaggaggtgaaggcactcggaatgtggtgtcaggaaaacaacctctcacgtTAACaaaacttcaggaaacagctgaGGGAAAGTAGGTGAAAATTCATGACCATGGTTGATTTTCCAGTATCTAGACTGTTCTCCCAGAAGTATTGAGACAGAAAACATAGGGTTAATTTATAGACATGTGTAAGCAGAATCCATGGGAGTGTACAGACTGGGTCAACATGGAGTTAATCACTAGACATGTAGAAACAGAATGTAGCAGAATCCAGGGAGTGTACAGACTGGGTCAACATGGAGTTAATCACTAGACATGTAAAAACAGAACATAAGCAGAATCCATGGGAGTGTACGTAGCAGCTGGGTAAACATGGAGTTAATCACTAGACATGTAAAAACAGAACGTAAGCAGAATCCACGGGAGTGTACAGACTGGGTCAACATGGAGTTAATCACTAGACATGTAAAAACAGAACGTGTATGCCTGTGTTGTTGTAGGCCTGAGGGAAGTCATTGCCTGGTCTTGTGACCAGCTTTAacacttcttcttaataggggggcgctgttttcactttggaaaaaatcgtgcccaaattaaacggcctcgtactctgttctagataatacaatatgcatattattattactattggatagaaaacactctgaagtttctaaaactgtttgaattatatctgtgagtaaaacagaactcatttggcaacaaacttccatacaggaagtgaaaattctgaaattgAGGCTCTGATTAATGAGAAATATTCTTGGCAAATGCTTTCGCATTCGTTCATCTTGCACCGGTCCAAGAATTTCACCTATTCaagcctattcaactggcttttatttatggatctgtatgcacttcatacgccttccactagatgtcaacaggcagtggaaggtggaatggggtgtctagcttgatctgaggccgaacaagagcttttggagtgacaggtctggaaatttctttgtcttctctggcYCGCGAAGTACGtggacattggcttctgaaaagcgttcggtatacacggcagatatctccggctctgattttatttgatagatgtgataataacatcataaagtagtttttttcaaccgagttgtatcagtttattcaacgtttattgggacttttggaattttctgttctttgcgtcaagagaagatgggcatMttcgcgccacatggctagctaaggttgctaattcgacaggagaaaaggacattctaaaaccaaacaacgatttattctggacctaggactccttgtacaagattctgatggaagctcaacaaaagtaagaacaatttatgatgttatttcgtatttctgtggaaaatgttgattcctattctttggcgggcgctgtctcgcaataacgcaagctgtttgttatggtaaagttattttttaaaaatctaacacggcggttgcattaagaaccagtgtatctttcatttgccatacaagtatttttatgtaaagtttatgatgagttctttggtcagattaggtgagtgtccaaaatagctccggacattctggtgaatcgatgctacatattcacaatgtataaccacggtttgcagctctaaatatgcacattttcgaacaaaacataagtgtattgtataacctgatgttataagactgtcatctgatgaagttgtttcttggttagtgactaattatatctatatttggtcggttttgtgatagctacctatgcggtagaaacatggtgaaaatatgcggttgagtctttggctattgtggttagctaatagaaatacataMTGTMTTRgctgtaaaacatttaaaaaatcYgaaatgatggctggattcacaagatgtttctttcatttgctgtattggacttgtgatttcatgatatttatatgctattatttacttgtggcgctatgctaggctatgctagtcagcttttactgatgaggatgctcccggatccgggatgggtgttaagtaaatgttaatggttggtaacaggctgattggtcagctatttgagccagtaaatggGGCTTTACTTTTCTTGAGTAGGGTAATGACTTTAGCTTCACTCAAggtctgagggcacacgctctctagtaggcttaaattgaagatgtggcaatatcgtccactattatactcagtaattttccatccagattgtcagaccccggtggcttgttattgttaatagacaacaatcattttttcaccacttcca includes:
- the cldn34a gene encoding claudin-34, coding for MVYLAHTVHWQFLGLVIGCVGWILTMATAGHNEWRLWYVEDVSVVTSGVAWVGVWRACFYSHTLPDSEFCQPIGIADPFVPVEISVAQVVIMVAVITGLLGNILGAYSVRNIYFGQKTHDFIRLTFSGAGGLYVLTGVSFLVPLVWNVKSVLTNQTVAFPPEFHLPPAPLRQEVGGAIWMGVGASIFLIFGGLLFLCYRYVIRAKPVSGENDKDPLHGPPIRLKSILENGDKETKDNPAFQAEEDL